A window from Lactobacillus intestinalis encodes these proteins:
- a CDS encoding SLAP domain-containing protein → MKKITKFGISLIVGVEMLSSVAISSRTVDAASNKMIFKNNSFIYTSNLKRTNAYKTQNGVRYVTRTYVAGTTVTPSGTRTINGKQYYQVGNNKYVRASNLRSLQDFFVSGDGWYLSDVDNLYNDDGSINQGAIDTTVQNYNNDTSMYWVDDSRSTNKLIKSARKLIGYFHYGSHAGFGNWKKPNKNGTTDCSGFVWLAMKRAGYPVGNWPFTTKDMENDARGAQHYLKQIPASQARMGDVMIVNTGNGLYQNGHAAIVDGPYEGLNTQIIQMGGDSSSQSVHRWTLGSSLSEKLLKGKFTYARPVKR, encoded by the coding sequence ATGAAAAAAATTACTAAATTTGGTATAAGTTTAATTGTAGGTGTGGAGATGCTCTCCAGTGTAGCTATTTCTTCTCGCACTGTAGATGCTGCAAGTAACAAGATGATTTTTAAAAATAATAGTTTCATCTATACTAGTAATTTAAAACGAACTAATGCATATAAAACTCAAAACGGTGTGCGCTATGTAACTCGTACTTATGTTGCTGGTACTACTGTAACACCATCGGGAACACGTACAATTAATGGTAAACAATATTACCAAGTAGGTAATAATAAGTACGTGCGTGCAAGTAATTTAAGATCTCTGCAAGATTTCTTTGTAAGTGGAGATGGCTGGTACTTGTCAGATGTTGATAATTTATATAACGATGATGGTAGTATTAATCAAGGTGCTATAGATACTACAGTTCAAAATTATAACAATGATACCAGTATGTACTGGGTAGATGATTCACGTAGCACCAATAAACTTATTAAGTCCGCACGTAAATTGATTGGTTATTTCCATTATGGCAGTCATGCTGGCTTTGGTAATTGGAAAAAGCCAAACAAGAACGGTACAACTGATTGTTCAGGATTTGTTTGGCTTGCAATGAAGCGTGCAGGTTATCCCGTAGGCAATTGGCCATTTACTACTAAAGATATGGAAAATGATGCGCGCGGTGCCCAGCACTATTTGAAGCAAATTCCAGCTTCTCAAGCTAGAATGGGTGATGTGATGATTGTCAACACTGGTAATGGTTTATATCAAAACGGTCATGCGGCAATTGTTGATGGTCCTTATGAAGGCTTGAATACGCAAATTATTCAAATGGGTGGAGATAGCTCTAGCCAATCAGTTCATCGTTGGACGCTTGGGTCATCTTTGAGTGAAAAACTACTTAAAGGTAAATTTACTTATGCTCGCCCAGTTAAAAGATAA
- a CDS encoding pectate lyase-like adhesive domain-containing protein yields the protein MLSRKNINEKLKRLEQQKQRFSIRKLTIGAASVLIGLVFFGMGSQSVHADTITSPQVVNNTEVKATQPSTNKTSSNVPKEAPKTSTPEVTNKAQEAAILTGNQKKFQPSTPVKAATPNSQQVTSTSASKVQVAATTNTTNTPAVQANVSQTTEHVANETELQNALNNTNINNIVLDGNITNNSNSTFSLNNGTARQLTISGKQSDGTNASWNTGSGYVYLGSGTESNNKQWDISFEDIDITSTNSNGWSPVSLDNGVTGNISFNNVTNGGNGVLVYAPSANVTVQNTSSKPASSATDPNITANNVNIGDNVNLVTTQNNYNDGNVYANRNITVTGKNISLNSQADSSGSTSDAATNLYAGGNIDFKTGSDTILTAASSQSNNVNNLNINGTLTVEKDANVVVNSNVTANNVSTPTGFNSYSFPSGCSSITLVNNGAVIDGNLTINATAVPNSSGVVAGIGVQGNPSNAADVIIGSTGKYVVNATNSRDTRGIFYCADNHTVGLAEGAQAQFNMGHGVSNAIFRADNVILKPSASINITTYQDNNGNSNNGIQSDGAGDHSGPIVVGWSPTGSADNSSFVNNNTHATIEIDKDANLTIIRKTDSNSKQANSPLIDFGSNGSNGFSMNLTMNGGRMDLEDALQMDSHSGTPLDGSASYLGSEKEIFPMGMIVMFGTSSSDYVKITDPELFKMVRTGAQKGMLFRLEGTTNSINVASSDGEAIPLDYATVGGVKYSNGKVSTNTAYKWNITNLNTVNKMGNWAANYNNKGGSTSDAPDS from the coding sequence ATGTTATCTAGAAAAAATATAAATGAGAAATTAAAGCGGCTAGAGCAACAGAAGCAAAGATTTTCAATTCGTAAACTAACTATTGGAGCCGCTTCAGTATTAATTGGATTAGTATTTTTTGGAATGGGGAGTCAATCGGTTCATGCAGATACAATTACATCCCCTCAAGTTGTAAACAATACTGAAGTAAAAGCTACACAACCTTCTACTAATAAAACTTCTTCCAATGTTCCTAAAGAAGCTCCTAAAACTTCTACTCCCGAAGTAACTAACAAGGCGCAAGAAGCTGCCATTTTGACTGGTAATCAAAAAAAATTTCAACCTTCAACACCAGTCAAAGCTGCAACTCCTAACTCACAGCAAGTAACTTCTACTTCAGCTTCTAAAGTTCAAGTGGCAGCAACTACTAATACTACAAATACGCCTGCAGTACAAGCGAACGTTTCTCAAACAACAGAACATGTTGCAAATGAAACCGAACTTCAAAATGCTTTAAACAATACTAATATTAATAATATCGTTTTAGATGGCAACATTACCAATAATAGCAACTCCACATTTAGTTTAAATAATGGAACCGCTCGGCAATTAACCATTTCTGGTAAACAAAGTGATGGTACTAATGCTAGTTGGAACACTGGCAGTGGTTATGTCTATCTTGGAAGTGGAACTGAAAGCAATAATAAGCAATGGGATATTTCGTTTGAAGATATAGATATCACTTCTACTAATAGTAATGGTTGGAGTCCAGTAAGCTTAGACAATGGTGTCACTGGTAATATTAGTTTTAATAATGTTACTAACGGAGGAAATGGTGTCTTAGTTTATGCCCCTAGTGCTAATGTCACTGTTCAAAATACTAGTTCAAAGCCCGCATCTAGTGCTACGGATCCTAATATTACCGCCAATAACGTAAATATAGGTGACAATGTAAATTTGGTCACTACCCAAAACAACTATAATGATGGAAATGTTTACGCAAATAGAAATATTACTGTCACTGGTAAAAATATCAGCTTAAATTCTCAAGCGGATAGTAGTGGTAGCACATCCGATGCAGCTACTAATCTTTATGCAGGTGGCAATATTGACTTCAAGACTGGAAGCGATACAATTTTAACCGCTGCTAGTTCTCAAAGCAATAATGTTAACAATTTGAACATTAATGGCACTTTAACAGTTGAAAAAGATGCAAATGTAGTAGTAAATTCAAATGTAACTGCAAATAATGTTTCAACTCCAACTGGATTTAACAGCTATAGTTTTCCAAGTGGCTGCAGCAGTATTACTTTAGTTAATAATGGAGCTGTAATTGATGGTAATTTAACTATTAATGCCACTGCAGTGCCAAATTCCAGTGGTGTAGTAGCAGGGATTGGCGTCCAAGGCAATCCTTCAAATGCGGCTGATGTAATTATTGGCTCAACTGGTAAATATGTTGTTAATGCTACTAATTCACGTGATACTCGCGGTATCTTCTATTGTGCTGATAACCACACTGTAGGATTAGCCGAAGGTGCTCAAGCTCAATTTAACATGGGTCATGGTGTTTCAAATGCTATCTTTAGAGCTGACAATGTAATCCTTAAGCCAAGCGCTTCAATTAACATCACCACTTATCAAGATAATAACGGCAATTCCAATAACGGTATTCAATCTGACGGTGCAGGAGATCACTCGGGTCCTATTGTAGTTGGTTGGAGTCCTACAGGATCTGCAGATAATTCAAGTTTTGTAAATAATAATACCCACGCTACTATTGAAATAGATAAAGACGCAAATTTAACTATTATTCGTAAAACTGATAGTAATTCTAAGCAAGCTAACAGTCCATTAATTGACTTTGGATCAAATGGTAGTAATGGATTTAGTATGAACTTGACTATGAATGGCGGAAGAATGGATCTCGAAGATGCATTACAAATGGATAGTCATAGTGGTACTCCACTTGATGGTTCTGCTAGTTATTTAGGTAGCGAAAAAGAAATCTTCCCAATGGGAATGATAGTAATGTTTGGTACTAGTTCGAGTGATTACGTTAAAATTACCGATCCTGAATTATTTAAGATGGTGAGAACTGGCGCACAAAAAGGGATGTTATTCCGTCTTGAAGGTACCACTAACTCGATTAACGTCGCTTCAAGTGATGGTGAAGCTATTCCGCTTGATTATGCTACAGTTGGTGGCGTAAAGTACTCTAATGGAAAAGTTTCAACAAATACTGCCTATAAATGGAATATTACAAATCTTAATACAGTAAATAAGATGGGGAACTGGGCTGCAAATTATAATAATAAAGGCGGCTCCACATCTGACGCACCAGATTCTTAG